ACCATCAGCAGCGTCTGCGCGGCCACGTGGTTCACCATCTCCTGGTTGCGGGCGCCGAAGTACTGCGCGATCAGTGTGGACCCCGCGATGGCGAGACCGGCGCCCAAGGCGATGGTGAGGAACATCACCGGCGTGGACACCGACACTGCCGCGACGGCCGCGCCGCCCAGCCGCCCCACCCAGAACGCGTCGATGAGCTGGTAGGCGGCCTGGAGGATGTTGGCCGCGGCGATGGGGACGGCCAGCGTGACCAGCGAGCGGAGGATGGGACCTTCCAGCAGGTTTCGGGACGGCTGTGGCATGGATCCGGGGCAGCGGGTTCGGTAGATGTGTGGCCTTCCACGAGGCGATGCATCGCCGCGCGCGCCGGGCTGGAGCAATACTCCCGCCAGCGCACTTCCGCTCCCGTCGTCTCTCCCTTGCCCCGCCGCAGATCCACGGAGGCGCACCTTCATCTCGCGTCCGCTGCGGCACCCCCCATCGAGGCCGGGGAGGCAGCGGACGAGCAACGCCGAAGATGGACGAACAGTCCACATGGCGCCGTAAAGTTCACACAGTTCCGGGTTGACTTACGGCCGGCGGAGGATTAACGTCGTTCCATGCGCACTCGCCAGAGCTACTACTACGCCGGCTATACCTACGCGACCCGCGACACGGGCCGTGCTTGGAGGCGTATGCGCAGGTAGCTAGCGCAGACTTCCCGACGCACGAACGGCCCGTGGACGAATCCGCGGGCCGATTTTTTTGTCCCTATGCCAAGGAGCAGAGCCATGCAAGCCACCGCCGAGACGTTGGACCCGGGCATCTTCACCACCCAGGACTGGAGCGCCTACACCCCGGAGAACCACGAGGTGTGGGGAATCCTCTACGAGCGGCGCATGCGCGAGCTGGAGCGCAACGGCAGCGGCGTCTTCCTGCGCGGCGCCGAGGCCATCGGGCTGCGGCGCGACCGCGTGCCGGACCTGGCGGAGGTGAACCGGCGCCTGGATGCGCGCACCGGCTGGAACGCGGTGCCGGTCACGGGCTTCATCCCCGCGCGGCAGTTCTTCCACTGCCTGGCCGAGCGGCGCTTCCCCACCACCATCACGCTACGGCCGCGCGAGCAGCTGGACTACCTCCCGGAACCCGACATCTTTCACGACGTGTTCGGCCACGTGCCGCTGCACGCCGACTCTATGTTCGCGGACTTCCTGCAAGGCTTCGGCGCCGTCGCCATGCGCGCCCGCAGCGACGAGGACGTGACGCGGATGGCGCGCCTCTTCTGGTTCACCGTGGAGTTCGGGCTGGTGCACGAGGACGGCGAGACGAAGGTCTACGGCAGCGGCCTCATCTCGTCCGCGGGCGACGCGGCGAACGCCCTCGGGCCCAAGTGCGACCGCCGCCCGTTCTCGCTCGAAGCCGTGCTGGAGCAGCCGTTCGAGATCGACCACTTCCAGGACGTGCTCTTCGTCGTCGACTCGTTCGACCAGCTCTTCGAAGCGACCGAGAAAGCCAAGCGGATGATCGGCTGAGCGCGAACGCGCATCTCCATCCTCCGCCGGATGCCTGCGACTGGAGATGCGTCGAAGGGCCCGTCGCCGCCCATCCATCACCCGCGATGCGCGGAGGGGCCGTTCCACCCGGACGGCCCCTCTGCGCTTCATCGTACGAGATCCGAAGTTCTCCGGCGATGCGGCGTGCGGCAGTCGACGGAAGAGGAACGGTTGAGTATCCTTCCAGTCTGCCGATCAACTTCTTTCGAGACAACGCCGTGCACGACGTGAAGGTTACTCCTGCTCCCAATCGCCCGAGCACCGCCGCGCGCGCGGGGTTCATCGTGCTTGCGCTGTTCACGCTCAGCCCCTGGGCGTCGCCGGCCATCGCGCTGGGGCTGGGGGCGGCGTTCGCGCTCGCGCTGGCCAACCCGTTCGCGAAGGAGAGCCGCGCCGCGTCCAAGTCGCTGCTGCAAGCGTGCGTGGTGGGCCTGGGCTTCGGGATGCCGCTCGCCGCGGTGGTGCGGGCGGGCCTGGCGGGCGTGGGCTACACCGTCGCCGGGATCGCGGCGGCGCTCGCTCTCGGCACGCTGCTGGGGCGCTGGCTGCGGGTGGAGCGGCACACGTCGTTCCTCATCACCGCCGGCACCAGCATCTGCGGCGGCAGCGCGATCGCGGCGGTGGGCCCGGCGATCGGCGCCGGCCCGGAGGCGATGAGCGTGTCGCTCGCGACGGTGTTCATCCTCAACGCCGTGGCGCTGTACCTCTTCCCCGCCGTAGGGCACGCGCTGCGGCTGTCGCAGGGGCAGTTCGGCGTGTGGGCGGCCATCGCCATCCACGACACCAGCTCGGTCGTGGGCGCGGCGTCAGCATACGGCGCGCAGGCGCTCCAAACCGCGACGGTGCTGAAGCTGGCGCGCGCGCTCTGGATCATCCCGCTCACCCTCGCCGCCGCCGCGGTCGCCCGCCGCCAGCGCATCCGCGAGGGCGCCGCCGAAGCTCGATCGGCTCTGAAGCTGCCGTGGTTCATCGGCCTATTCATCCTCGCCGCCCTCATCCGGACGATCCTCCCCGCCTCGGCCACGCCCGTGCTGGACGGGCTCGCGCACCTGGCACGCATCGGCCTCGTCCTCACGCTGTTCCTGATCGGCGCCGGCCTCACGCGCGAGACGCTCCGCGCCGTCGGCATCCGCCCGCTCGTGCAGGGCGTGCTCCTCTGGATCGCCGTGGGCGGCCTCTCCCTTTTCGCCGTCTGGCGCTGGCTGCCGGCGTGATCGGCTGAAGAGCAGACGCACGCGGAGACGCGGAAGACGCGGAGAACGGCAAGACATTCGAACTGCTCTCCGCGTTCTCCGCGCCTCCAAATTAAACCCCGCAGCTCAACGGATCGGGACGAAACGCGAAAGATCGATCCGCATCTACCCAACCGCGCCGGGATGGAGGTCGAGCACGGGCCGCATCGCAGCGATGGACGGCGAGAAGAACGACAGCTGCTCCGGGTCCGCGAAGACGGCCACGAAGTCGCCCGGCGCGAGCGCCCGCGCCAGGCGCGCCGCGAAGTTGTCGCGCAGCACCCGCGCGTAGTGATCCACATCGTAGTCCCGCGGATCCGTCCACTCGCCTTCGTCGGCGGGGGGGACGAGCGCCGCGCCGCCTCCCTGCGTGCGGTAGACCCGCACCCGTTCTCCCACCCGCCACGACGTCCGCCCGGCCGCCAGCAGAGCCTCGTACGCGACCTCGCGCCGTCCATCCCTCGTCTCTGCGTACTTCGCGGGCGTCTTGGTGAGCCGCATGCGCGACGACACGTCGTAGCTGGACATCTCCCGCCTGCGCAGCGCTCGCAGCGTCGCCAGGTACACGTCGCGCACTCCCGCGACGTCGCCCGCGAACAGCGGCGGCAGCGCGGCGCGCAGGAACGCTTCCCCGAACGGCTCCGCGCGGCTGGAGCGGAACGCGACGCCGCGCAGCAATAGCGAGCCGTCGTACCCGAGCAGCGCGTAGTTCTTTGGCTCGTGAGATAGCATGGCCGCGTACCGGCCTTCGAACTCGAGCTGCACCAGCGGCGGCAGCAGCGCGGCGACCTCGGCCACCACGCGCCGCTCGTCCGCCTCCGTCCAGCCTTCCGGAACGGCGAAGTACACGCCATCCGTGTCCGCCTCCAGCAGTGTCACGCCCCGGGCGGCGAGCTCGCGGCACATGAAGGCCAGCGTCTCGCGTCCGCGGCGCGTGACTTCGTTCGCGGCGTGCACGTCGGCAAACCGCGTAAGCTCTCCCCCCGCCGCGAGATACCCGTACGCCGAGTTCACCACCAGCTTCATGGCCGCGGACACCGCCTCGTGCGTGTGGCGCTCGGCCGAGCCGGGAGGCGCGGCGCGCGCGGCCGCCTTCGCCGCCAGCCGGTGCTCCACCAGCCGGTCCACCAGCGCCAGCATCGCCCCCAGGTGGTCGCGCGCCGGCCCGATGCGGAAGGCGCGCATGAGCGACGGATACAGGCTGGCGACGTCGGCCTTCACCACCCGGCGCGCCACGCCCGTCGCGAACAGGTGCAGCGCGGCCCCGCTGTGCGGCGTGCCGTCGCCCACCCGGTGCGCGGGAAGCGCGGCACCCGCGCGGAGATAGGCCCGCACGAGAAGCGGGTCGATGACGCCCGTGGCCGCGCCCGCGTCCGCCAGGCGCTCGTACCTGCGCGGGGCCATGCGCGCCAGCGCGAACGCCGCCCCGCCCAGCAGCCGCGCGATGGCATCCACCTCCTCCACGTCGTCCGTCGCGTACCGCCGGACTCGCTCCGGATCGCGCAGGTACGTCGCGTAGATCTGGCTGCCGGGCACGTACTCGCGGTCCGGCGCGGCGACGCCCAGGTGCTTGGCGACGGCCTTCAGCCCGTGCGCCGGCAGCTCGCGCACCGAGAAGTCGTAGCGGATCACCGCGTCCATCGTGTCGATCAGCTCGCGGCCGGGCGCGACGAAACGCACGCGGCGGCTGGCATCTCCAGCGCGTGGAGCGCCCCGCCGCGCCGCCCGCTCGCGCAGGCCGGTGCCGTGCAGTCGCCCCAGCGGGAGAGGCACGCCAAGCCGGCGCGCGCGCTCAGCCAGGAACGGCAGGTCGAAGCCGTGGAGGTTGTGGTTCTCGATCACGTCCGGGTCGGACGCGCGGATCGTCTCCACGAGGCGTCGGATGAGGTCCGCTTCCGCCTCGGGCCCGGCGCCGTCCGCCTCCAGGACCTCCGCGCGCCCGTCCGGGTGGAGCACGGCGACCATGAAGATGCGGTCCCGCGTCGCGTCCAGCCCCGTCGTCTCCAGGTCGAACTGCAGCCGG
The Longimicrobiaceae bacterium DNA segment above includes these coding regions:
- a CDS encoding putative sulfate exporter family transporter, which gives rise to MHDVKVTPAPNRPSTAARAGFIVLALFTLSPWASPAIALGLGAAFALALANPFAKESRAASKSLLQACVVGLGFGMPLAAVVRAGLAGVGYTVAGIAAALALGTLLGRWLRVERHTSFLITAGTSICGGSAIAAVGPAIGAGPEAMSVSLATVFILNAVALYLFPAVGHALRLSQGQFGVWAAIAIHDTSSVVGAASAYGAQALQTATVLKLARALWIIPLTLAAAAVARRQRIREGAAEARSALKLPWFIGLFILAALIRTILPASATPVLDGLAHLARIGLVLTLFLIGAGLTRETLRAVGIRPLVQGVLLWIAVGGLSLFAVWRWLPA
- a CDS encoding ribonuclease H-like domain-containing protein; the encoded protein is MWAEADGRAAVWRRIPETGALVREDERFRPWMLLDRLDDLGHLGPLLGPEGAADADVWVRELDGPGELRFLVSAADGARLAATVLHGASRRLGQRVGHVRELGAESVLILPPEEQYLVATGRTYFRGLGFHQLHRLQFDLETTGLDATRDRIFMVAVLHPDGRAEVLEADGAGPEAEADLIRRLVETIRASDPDVIENHNLHGFDLPFLAERARRLGVPLPLGRLHGTGLRERAARRGAPRAGDASRRVRFVAPGRELIDTMDAVIRYDFSVRELPAHGLKAVAKHLGVAAPDREYVPGSQIYATYLRDPERVRRYATDDVEEVDAIARLLGGAAFALARMAPRRYERLADAGAATGVIDPLLVRAYLRAGAALPAHRVGDGTPHSGAALHLFATGVARRVVKADVASLYPSLMRAFRIGPARDHLGAMLALVDRLVEHRLAAKAAARAAPPGSAERHTHEAVSAAMKLVVNSAYGYLAAGGELTRFADVHAANEVTRRGRETLAFMCRELAARGVTLLEADTDGVYFAVPEGWTEADERRVVAEVAALLPPLVQLEFEGRYAAMLSHEPKNYALLGYDGSLLLRGVAFRSSRAEPFGEAFLRAALPPLFAGDVAGVRDVYLATLRALRRREMSSYDVSSRMRLTKTPAKYAETRDGRREVAYEALLAAGRTSWRVGERVRVYRTQGGGAALVPPADEGEWTDPRDYDVDHYARVLRDNFAARLARALAPGDFVAVFADPEQLSFFSPSIAAMRPVLDLHPGAVG
- a CDS encoding phenylalanine 4-monooxygenase; the encoded protein is MQATAETLDPGIFTTQDWSAYTPENHEVWGILYERRMRELERNGSGVFLRGAEAIGLRRDRVPDLAEVNRRLDARTGWNAVPVTGFIPARQFFHCLAERRFPTTITLRPREQLDYLPEPDIFHDVFGHVPLHADSMFADFLQGFGAVAMRARSDEDVTRMARLFWFTVEFGLVHEDGETKVYGSGLISSAGDAANALGPKCDRRPFSLEAVLEQPFEIDHFQDVLFVVDSFDQLFEATEKAKRMIG